ATATGGCTTTAAGTGGAACTGTGAGAAATGTTGTAGACTTTGGTGCTTTCGTAGATATTGGTGTTAAGCAAGATGGGTTAGTCCATATTTCAAAATTATCTAAAGGGTATGTTAAACATCCGATGAATATCGTGAGCGTCGGAGATATAGTAGATGTGTGGGTATTAGATGTTAATCATGAAAGGCAAAAAGTTTCATTAACAATGATAGATCCTAATGGAAAATAATGAACTTCAAGAACTTGTAACAAACATCTCTTTAGAATCATTTAAGAAACCATTTAAACATAAGGCAACTTTTAACAAAAGACTGAAGACAACTGGTGGACGTTATATACTTAGTAGTCATAATATCGAAATCAATCCTCAGCAACTTGAATATTATGGTATCGAAGCTCTAAAAGACATTATTAAACATGAACTGTGCCATTACCATTTACATATAGAAGGTAAAGGTTACCAGCATAGAGATAAAGATTTTAGGGCGTTGAGTAAAGAAGTTGGTGCACCGAGATTTTGCAAACCTGTTAAAAGTTATAATGAAAGAGCGAACTATTTATACAAATGTTCAAGTTGCAATCTAGAATTCAAACGTATTAGAAAGGTGAATACGGTTAAATATAGATGCGGACGTTGTGGTGGAAAGTTAAAAAATATAACATAAATTATATTAAGGAAAGTACTACACTGATAATTTGGGGTGTAGTACTTTTTTTGTAAAAAAATGAGTGAAAGTTATTGACGAAATGTAAGATTCGTCGTATGATAGTAAACGTTGCTTAAACAAAACGCAACAGACTTTAAGAGTTAGTAAGCAATGTAAAATTACATTTAAAAGTTGAGCGATTGTGTTGACTTTGTAAATGCGATGTAATATAATTAATGACAGTCACTTGAACAACATATTGATTAAAGTACTGCAAACCATGCGCGGTCGTGGCGGAATGGCAGACGCGCTAGGTTGAGGGCCTAGTGGGAGAAATCCCGTGGAGGTTCAACTCCTCTCGGCCGCACCATTCATCAAATTAATAATAGAGCTAAGCGGGTGTAGTTTAGTGGTAAAACCTCAGCCTTCCAAGCTGATGTTGTCGGTTCGATTCCGATCACCCGCTCCATAAAATTTTTAACATGAACATTGAAAACTGAATGACAATATGTCAACGTTTAATTCCGATAAATGAGTACTGAAAGTACTTCAAAGAGTGATTGGCTCAACCAATCAAAGATGAGCTAATCAAGCTTACTTCTATTATGGAGAGTTTGATCCTGGCTCAGGATGAACGCTGGCGGCGTGCCTAATACATGCAAGTCGAGCGAACAGATGAGAAGCTTGCTTCTCTGATGTTAGCGGCGGACGGGTGAGTAACACGTGGGTAACCTACCTATAAGACTGGGATAACTCCGGGAAACCGGGGCTAATACCTGATAATATTTTGAACCGCATGGTTCAATAGTGAAAGACGGCTTCGGCTGTCACTTATAGATGGACCCGCGCCGTATTAGCTAGTTGGTAAGGTAATGGCTTACCAAGGCGACGATACGTAGCCGACCTGAGAGGGTGATCGGCCACACTGGAACTGAGACACGGTCCAGACTCCTACGGGAGG
This portion of the Mammaliicoccus vitulinus genome encodes:
- a CDS encoding SprT family protein, producing the protein MENNELQELVTNISLESFKKPFKHKATFNKRLKTTGGRYILSSHNIEINPQQLEYYGIEALKDIIKHELCHYHLHIEGKGYQHRDKDFRALSKEVGAPRFCKPVKSYNERANYLYKCSSCNLEFKRIRKVNTVKYRCGRCGGKLKNIT